The Bacteroidales bacterium DNA segment TGTATGGGAGGGTGATATTGCAAGCTTTCAAGTTTCAGATCCTCCGACTTCCGGAGACGGAGCTATTAACAGCGATGCCGGAAACGATGCTTTTGTTTTGAGCAGTTTGCCTAATACAAATGATGCAATTATAACTACCGCAAGCAATATTGCATACGGAGAATGGATTTTCTCTGTTGCGGACGGCAGAAACTGGTCGATTTCGAATGTAAATGATTACAAAATAATTTTAATATCAGACGACAATACTGTTGCAAACCTTACCGACGGGGCATTAAATTTCAACGGTTATTTTTTTAGATTTGACGGAGGCGAAGAAGACCAATTCATACTGTACAAACAAACAGGAACAGATTCGGAAATTATTATTGATACCGATTTTCCTGCTTCTCTTGACGGACCGGTACCCTTAGGCAGAACAATAAAAATAACAAGGAGTATAAGTGGTGATTGGACTGTTTTTATAGATGAAGGATTTGAAATAATACCAACAACACAATACGGAACAGCAAATGACAATACTCATACAAGTTGCTCTTATTTTGGAATTGCTACTGATATTGCAAACCCCTCAGCAGCAAGGTTATTGTATTTTGATAATCTGCAAATTACACCTCTCCCAACCAACGACCAAACATCACAAGTAAACACAGGAGCAGGCACAGAACCGACATCAATATCATCATTAATTGACACACAAGGCGAAGCAATATTTGTTTTTGACTTTAATTTTTCTGATCCGGCATCGGGTGATCTTTTACCGACTGTAATAGACCAACTACAAATAACGCAAGGAACACTTAACGAAATATCTGATTGGACAAATGCAATTGCCGGAGCAACAATAACAGGCCCTGATATTTCAACACCTTTACAAGGCATAATAAATGCACAAGAAATAATTTTCAATTCTGACGATTTTATTTCAATAGCAGACGGCGGTAATGAAACTTACGAATTAAATATTTGGTTGAATACAGATTTGTCAAACATAAGCGATAACGAAAATCTTGATTTCAAACTTGACTACATTAATATAGTTACCGATATATCAGGCTCAGGTTTTGGTTCCGGTGTTATAGAAAGCGGTGCAGAAAGCATAAATATTACAGCAACAAGTATTATTTTCAACAATACACCTAACCATGTATTAATAAACAGCGACTTTACAATCAGTGTAAATGCTGTTGATGAAAATAATAACACTGACAGCGATTTTACCGGAAATGTAACATTATCATTACTAAGCGGCACAGGAACACTTAGCTCAACAACCGGATTGTCTCAAAATTTTGTATCCGGTGAATATACTTGGAACGATTTACAATATGATACAGAAGAAATTTTTACACTTTCGGCAAGTTCTTCAATCGGAACAGTAAACAGCACCGAAATTACTTGTGTAAGCAGTATAGTTTACCTTGATGACGATTTTGAAGACGGCAACCTTACCAATTGGCAATCAGCAAATATTGAAAGGTGGCAAGCAAGCACAGATGATCCGATAAACGAGACTTATTCATTAAAACATATTTTCGATAATCTTGACAGTGGTATTGATCAAATATCACACCCGCTAAGTTCAGTCGATTTTTCCGGAGAAACCAAAGCATGGCGATTTCAAGTAAGATACGAAAATTCGGCACCATCCGGCAATAATAATTGGTCGGTTTTTCTTATGGCTGATAATGATGATACTGAAATGTTGCCGGACGGAAATATAAACGGATACCTCATAGGTATTAACTTTTCTGAAACCGATGATATTGTTAAACTGTGTGAAATAACAAACGGTGCGGCAACACCTGTAATAAATACGGGATTCGATTGGAATAACACAAACTCATCGCAAGCAAAAGGTTTTGAAATATTAAGAACTTCGGCAGGCGACTGGGAAGTTAAAATTGATGAAGACGGAGGTTTTGACAACCTTACATCATACGGAACAACCAATAATTCAATATATACAAATGCAAACTATTTCGGAATTTATTATAAATACAGTTCATCATTAGACAGAAAACTTTGGATTGACGATGTATATTTCGGCGTTGAAATCCCTGATATTGAGCCGCCACAAGTTGACACCGTAATAGTAAACACACCAAACACCTTACTGGTAATATTTAACGAAGATGTTTCACAAGCAACTGCCGAAATTATTACAAATTATTTCGTTAATAACTCAATAGGAAATCCGGTCTCAGCAAGTTTAGACGGTTCAGATCACAAAATCGTAAACTTACAATTTTCCGATCAATTTATTGAAAATCAAGAAAACATTATTACAATCAGCAATATTGAAGACGAAAATGAAAATATACTTATAACTGTTGATAAAACATTTACATGGTTAAATATTGATGCTGTTTCTGCAAGTGCAACTTCCGATACTACAATATATGTTATATTTTCAAAAGAAATTGATGTAATTACAGCTCAAACTCTTACAAATTATACTGTTAATAATGCAATAGGAAATCCGGAAAATGCAACTGTTGACGGAAGTAATAACAAACTTGTTCATCTTGAATTTACAAACAGTTTTGTTTTAGAACAAGATTATATTTTAAGCGTTTCAAATGTTCAAGATACGTACGGTAATATAATGGTAAACAAAGACCTAAATTTCACATATTATGAAGTTAGTCCCTATGACATTATTATAAATGAAATCATGTGTGATGTAAACCCTGCTCCGGAAGCTCTTCCCGTTCATGAATATCTTGAATTATATAACAATTCGGAATATGACATAAATTTTACAGGATGGACTTTACAAATCGGGGATAATACTGAAAGAGAACTTCCTTCTGTTATACTGCCTTCCGGAGAATATGCAATAATTTGTGAAGACGATGCCGAAACTGAATTTCAAGCTTTCGGTATTACTGTTCCGATTCTTTACCCGTCAGAATTAACTGTTTCTGGCAAACGATTGTTGTTAAAAAGTAATAACGGGGATATTGTTGAGGACCTTACATATTCAGACGAATGGTATGATGATGATGATAAAGACGGCGGAGGATGGTCAATTGAACGTATTGACCCCTTGAATTTTTGCGGTGAAGATGAAAATTGGACGGTAACTATGGATTATACAGGAGGAACACCCGGAAGAATTAATTCGGTTTATGCAGTTAATCCTGATCTCTCATCTCCTGAAGTTACTGAATTGGAATATATTTCTTCTAAACATATCAAAGTGCATTTTTCTGAAAAAGTTAATACTGAAAGTGCAGAAATTGTCGGGAATTATACATTGAACAGTACTGTAAATCCAACAACTGCAATTATTAGTTCAGAAGACGGGTCGATAGTAAATCTTAATTTTGCCGATAATTTTAATATTGGAAATAATACAATCCAAATTCAAAATATTGAAGATAACTGCAATAATGTTATGGATGATTTTTCCGGAAACTTTGAATATCAACTGATTTATCCCGGTTCTGTTGAAGTAATGTCAGAAAACCAATTAAGAGTACACTTTTCAGAAAAAGTTGAAATTTTATCTGCACAATTACCGGAAAATTATTCTGTTGACGGAGCTATAGGCAATCCGGACATTGCGATTATCAGCAATTCAGACAGCAGTATAGTAAATTTACAATTTTCGGGTAGTTTTATTCTTGAACAAAGCTATACTTTAAGTATATCTAATGTAGAAGATATAAATGAGAATGTTATGAATTCTGCTGATATTGAATTTACATATTATATTCCGAAACCGTTTGATATTGTCATAAATGAAATTATGTGTGATATTAATCCGGCTCCTACACCGCTTCCGGAAGAAAGATACATAGAATTATATAACACATCTTCTTTTGATTTGGATCTTACAAATTGGACTTTTTTATCTGAAGGACAAACAGAAAGAATTTTTCCTTATATTACTTTGCACTATAATGACTTTTTGATTTTATGTGAGGAGGGCAAAGAAGATTTGTTTGCTCAATACGGAGATGTTTTACCGATATTAACTTCAAGTGATATCACAGTTTCAGGCAGGAACTTGAAATTGATGACCCCCGACAATACAATTATAGAAGAATTAAACTATTCTGATGAATGGTATGATGATGATGAACACGATAACGGCGGATGGTCTTTGGAACGAATAGATCCTCTAAATTTTTGCGGAGAAAATGATAATTGGACAGTATGCACGGGAGATCACGGAACCCCCGGACAAACCAATTCCGTTAACGCATCAAATCAAGACAACACAGCTCCGGAATTAATTGATGTTCACATTGTTGCGTCAAATTATTTGCTTCTTGAGTTTGATGAAAATATCAGTTATTCAAGCGGAAGTGATACTTTGAATTTTACCGTAAATCCCGGCATAAATTACCCCAATGTTGCTTATGTCGATCCTGAAGAAAGAACTAAAGTTCATCTTTTATTTCAAAATTATTTTTCGGATGAACAAGATTATATATTAATGGTTGAGGGAGTTAAAGATAATTGTGATAATGAAATTCAAACAACAGGTTTTGATTTTACATATCATTTAATTTATCCTGTTGAACTTTGGATAAAAGATGAAAAAAGATTAAAAATTAAATTTTCTGAAACGGTTGATCTCGGAACCGGAACAAGTATCTTAAACTATACTTGTAATAGAGATGTAGGAAATCCCGAATTTGCAATAAGAGAAACAGCAGACACAACAATAATTCATTTACAATTTGCCGAAGCATTTCCTGACGGTGAAGAAATAACTTTAAGTATAAATAATATAGAAGATATTAACGGAAATGTTATGGATAATGCCGAAATGACTTTTACATATTATACACCAAAAGCAGGAGATATTGTGATAAATGAAGTCCTGTTTAATCCGTTCCCGTATGGTGTTGATTTTGTTGAAATATATAATCGAACACAATACGATATAGATCTTATTAATATTCAAATAGCTGCAAGAGATGATGAAAATCTTGACAGCATCATATCAATTTCACCTCTTTCAGAAACGAACTTATATATCGCACCTGAAAGCTATATGGCATTTACTGAAAAAAAGGATAGTGTATTAAGAGATTATATGAGTGAAAATCAAGAAAATTTGTTGGAAATTGAGAGCCTTCCAACATTCCCTGATGAAACAGGTATAGTTTTGATAATGTATAAAACAGATACAATTATTGATGAATTCAGCTATCATGAAGATATGCATTTTAAATTATTAGATGGTGAAGGAGTATCTTTGGAAAGGGTAAATTATGATAAAGAAACCCAAGAACCGTCTAATTGGCATTCTGCATCAGAAGTTGTTGGTTTTGCAACACCGGCTTACAAAAATTCACAGTTTGTTGAAGCAGGAGACCCAAGTAACGATCCGGTAAATGTCGAACCACATGTTTTTTCGCCGGATAATGACGGTTATGATGATTATGCCAATATTAATTATAAATTTCAAGACCCCGGATATGTTGCAACAGTATATATTTTTGATGCAAAAGGCAGAATTGTAAAACAATTGGCAAATAATCTTTTATTACCTACAGAAGGAACATTAGTTTGGGACGGTTTATATGTTGATAACAGAATTGCTAATGCCGGAACATATCTGGTTTACTTTAAAGTATTTGATTTGAACGGAACAGTGAAGCTTTATAAAAAGACAGTTGTATTGGCAAAAAAAATATAATGAAGTACGATGTTATAGTAATAGGTGCCGGAGCTTCCGGTATGCTTGCAGCAATAAATGCAGCAGAAAACGGTGCAAATGTTTTGCTTTTAGAAAAAATGAATAGTGAAGGCAGAAAAATGTTGATTTCCGGAAAGGGAAGATGCAACATTACAAATACTGCTTATCAATCTGAATACTTCAAAAAAATCTTCCCGAAAGGAAAATTTTTGAAACATGCATTTTCAACTTTCTTCACAAAAGATATTATTAATTTACTTGAAAATAAAGGGCTTAAAACGAAAGAAGAAAGAGGCGGTCGTGTGTTTCCCGAAAGCAATAGTGCTGCTGATGTTGTTAATACTCTTCGTATTATTTTAAAAGAAAAAAATGTAACAATAAAAAAAGATTCAAAAGCAGAAGATATAAAAACCAAAGACGGGAAAGTTATTGGCATAAAAATATCCGGCAAGAAAGAAATTATTTTATGTGATAATGTAATATTATGTACAGGCGGTAAATCATATCCTGCAACCGGTTCTACAGGTGACGGTTATGCTTTGGCAAAAAAACTCGGACATACAATTAATCCTGTACGACCTGCATTAGTTCCGGTAATAACAGAGGGAGATACAGCAGAAAAACTTCAAGGTTTAAGTTTAAAAAATGTAAATGCTTCTGTTTGGATTAACGGTAAGAAACGCAAAGACGAATTCGGAGAAATGATGTTTGCTCATTTCGGTTTGACCGGACCCATTATTTTAACTTTGAGCCGCACTGTTGTTGACGCATTGATCAATAAAAATGAAGTTGAAATCTCTATAGATTTGAAACCCGCACTTGATGAAAAAAAGTTAGATGCAAGACTTCAGCGTGAATTAAGCAATAACGGAAAGAAACAAATAAAAAACATAATGAAAAATTTGCTCCCGTCAAAGATGATTCCTGTAATACTTGATATGACTGAAATAAATGCAGATAAAGAATGCCATCAAATTACTTCAAAGGAAAGAAAACGCTTAAAGAATATATTAAAGGATTTCAGATTTAAAATTTCAGGTTATCGTTCTTTTAATGAAGCAATTATAACAGCTGGAGGAGTAGAAACCAATGAAATTGATTCTAAAACCATGATGTCGAAACTCATAAAAAATTTATATTTTGCTGGCGAAATTATTGATCTTGATGCAGAAACCGGCGGATATAACTTTCAAATTGCATTTTCAACGGGTTGGTTGGCGGGGAAATCTTGTGTAAAACTGTTTGAATAAATATTTTAAAAGTATTTTGCTGCTTCGATCCGGAAATAAAGACAGCTATACAAAATATAGTAATGAAGTTGGGTTAACCGTTAAAAAGAGCAAGAAACAGTTCAAATAAAAGCAGATTTATAATTATGGAACAAGCTAAATATAATGAAATAGCTGTTTACGAAACTGAAGACGGCAAAATTAAAATAAATGTATTATTCGAAAACGAAAACCTTTGGCTTAATCAAAAGCTAATGGCACAACTGTTTGAGTGCAGTGTAGATAATATTTCGCTTCATTTAAAAAATGTTTTTGCAGAAAAAGAATTAAATAAAAATTCAGTTGTCGAGGAATACTCGACAACTGCAAAAGATGGTAAAAAATATAAAACCAAACATTATTCTCTTGAAGCTGTAATATCTGTTGGTTATAGGGTAAATACTTCTCGCGGAACGCAATTTCGTATTTGGGCAACCGATAAACTTAAAAGATATATTTTAAAAGGTTTTGCCATCGACAAAGACCGATTTATTCACGGTTCTCGTTTCGATGCTCGCTATTTTGATGAACTTCTTGAAGAAATTAGAGAAATTCGTGCAAGCGAACGAATGGTATATCAAAAAATAACCGACATTTATACTACATCTATAGATTATTCGGTTGATACAGTTGAAACAGAACGCTTTTTTGCTACAGTTCAGAACAAACTACATTTTGCTATTACCGGAAAAACTGCTGCCGAAAAAGAAGTAGCACATCAGCTTGCTTTTAATAAATATGAAAAATATAGAGTAAAGCAAGATAAAAATTACATATCCGATTTCGATAATGTAATTAAACAATTAAAAGGTAAAAAGTAAGATGGAATTTTTATATAAATATTTGTTTTACAACCATTCAGAAATTACATAGTGATATTTATGCAGAAAAAGAAAACAGTTATAAAAAATTTATATTTTGCAGGCGAAATAATCGACCTTGATGCAGAAACCGGCGGATATAACTTTCAAACAGCATTTTCAACGGGTTGGTTGGCGGGGAAATCTTGTGTTAAAGATAAATAACGGTTGTTATGGAAACCTTTGAAAACGACTGCGAACAAAAAAATAATCAAAAATAAAATCACTATATTTGCAAAAAAAATGAATAAACCACCATTAACAATTAAAATATTAAAAGAAATCTACAAAATAGAAATCGGAAGCTCAGCAAAAGGTGTTGATTTGCCTTCTGCTAATATTAATACAAATATTAAGGTAACTTCCATAAAGCAACCACAATCTTCAAGTCCTTTTAAAGATGCGAAACAAAAAATATTTGGTTTGGGCTATAATTTACTTGTCTTTGTTTATGAAAAGATTGATGATAACAAAACAAAAACGACTAATTTGAATTTTGTAAGCTGTGCATTTATTAATGCCGACAGAACTGCTGATTATACAACAACTTACCGCTTGCGAGAAATGTTGCAAGATGGTGCAAATGAAGAAGATATTACCGCATACTTAACAGACAGAAATATTCCTGCTGATGAAATTACATTAATGTCTGTTGCAAGTGAAATTATTAATAATCCGCCAAAACAAGGATATTTAACCATATCAAATGCTTTACAGTGGAGATTACAATATGGCAGGATTGTAAGATTAGAAGAGAAAATCAACGGAATAAATAAAATCATTGATAAAATAACCGGATGATGAACAATTCATTTAAACAGATCAACCCAAATGTTCTTGATTTTATAGGGAATGAATTGTCCGAAATACAGCATTTAAACAAAATTAATGATAAATTACAAAGTTTATGCGGCATTATTAATTTTTTTGAGAATAAGAATGAAATTTTAAATTTTAAAGAGAAATTTTTGCAATCAGAAGATAGAAAAAAAATTGCAAATAAGTCTGAATTTGGTGATTATCAGACAAATTCAGAACTTACAGACAATATTTGTAAATTATTAAAATCAAAAAAGAACAATCCGAATATTGTTTTTGAGCCGACATTCGGAAAAGGCAATTTTATTATTTCTGTGCTGAATAATTTTGAAAACATTGAAAAATTATACGGAGTAGAAATTTACAAGCCTTATGTTTGGAAAACCAAACTAAAAATTTTAGATTATTTTCTGAAAAACCCACACCGGAATAAACCTGAAATAAAACTTTTTCATGCTAATTTTTTTGATTTTGATATAAAAAAGAATATAAAATTTACAGAAACAGACAAATTTTTGATTATAGGAAATCCTCCTTGGGTAACAAATAGTGAACTTTCGGGAATAGGTTCGAAAAATCTTCCCCGAAAAGTCAATTTTAAAAAACATAAAGGATTAGATGCTCTCACAGGAAAAGGAAATTTTGATATTGCCGAATATATTTCAAATTCATTACTCACTTTATTTTCAAGGTCATCCGGAAACTTTGCTTTTCTTGTTAAAAATATAGTTATTAAAAACATTTTGTACGAACAAGCAAAAGTAAAACACAAAATAGGAGAGATTGAAAAATATAAAATTAATGCAAAAAAAGAATTTAAAGTTTCAGTAAATGCAAGTTTATTTTTCTGCAATTTAAACACAAAACCGGCATTTACTTGTTCGGAATATGACTTTTACACAAAAGAAAAACTAAAAACTTTCGGCCGGACAAATAATAAGTTTGTTTCTAATATTGAAACCTATCAAAAACATAAAAATTTTGACGGTAAATGCCAATACGAATGGAGACAAGGAATGAAACATGATGCGTCAAAAATAATGGAATTGGAACAAAAAAACGGGTATTATGTGAATAAATTTAATGACAAGATTGAATTAGAACCCGATTTAGTTTACGGCATACTCAAAAGTTCTGATTTAAAAGGCAAAACACTTAATAAAACAAGAAAATTTACGATTGTTACACAGAAAAAAATAGGACAACCAACTTCCTACATAAAAGACGAATATCCTAAAACCTATAATTATCTGCAAAACAATATTGAACATTTTAATAAAAGAAAATCAAGTATTTACAAAGGGAAACCTCTATTTTCAATTTTCGGAATTGGCGATTATTCATTTAAACCATACAAAATAGCAATTTCAGGATTGTATAAACAATTGAATTTCACATTAATAAAGCCGAATGAAAATAAACCAATTATGCTTGATGATACTTGTTATTTTATAGGTTTTGATGATTTAGAAGAAGCTGAAATTATCTGGTCATTATTACAATCAGAAAACACAAAAACATTTTTAAAATCACTTATTTTCAGCGATGCGAAGCGCTCAGTAACAAAGGATTTATTAATGCGAATTGATTTTGTTCAAATTATGAAATCATTTAATCAAGCAAAAGATAATAAATTAAATTACATACAATTAAGACAACGAATAACACCGGCAGAGCAGACAAAACTAATTTTGTTCGGATGATGAAATACTGCTGACATTATGCCGGTAAAATCACACAAATGAAAACAGAAAAAAATAAAAATCTAAAAATACGAAACAGCACTACAGAATTTTTGATTTTCACAAAACAATTAGGAGAAGAAAGTATTGAAGTAAGAATTGAAGACGAAACTATTTGGCTCACTCAAAAATTAATATCTGCATTGTTTGATGTAAATGCTAGGACAATCAGCGAACATTTTCAAAATATATTCAAAAGTAATGAATTAGATAAAAATTCAGTTATCCGGAAATTCCGTACAACTGCCTCTGGCGGCAATAATTGCATAGACAGACTGTTTTTCTTTTGTTCCGTAAGATAAACAAAGCAAGTAACAATCAAACCACAGTCACGTAAACAAAATTAAAAATGAAAAAATTCTACAAAAGCCTCTACATATCAGACCGTTTGTACTACGTAACAGGCGGTATAATTGTTCTGTTCGTTTTCGGGTATTATTATCCTGTAATGTATGCTGCAGCAAAAGCCGGATCGATAATATTTGCAGCATTATTGCTTATAGACTTTCTTTTATTGTATAACAGTTCAAGGTTTAAGCTGAAAGCAAAAAGAATTGTTCCTGAGAAGCTTTCAAACGGAGACCCGAATGATATTTTTATAACTGTAAAAAATAATTACAGATTTCCGGTTTTATTAACAATTATTGATGAAATACCTTTTCAATTTCAAAAGAGAGATTTTTATATAAAACGAAAACTTCTTGCTGCACAAGATTCGACAATTAAATATGTTCTGTATCCCGTTAAACGAGGAGAGTACAGTTTTGGTAATCTTAATATTTATTGTTCAAATATTCTCGGTTTTATTCAACGAAAATTTACTTTTGATGAAGGACAAGAAGTGCCTGTATATCCGTCGTTTATACAAATGAGAAAGTATGAATTGATGGCAATTTCAAATCGCTTAACT contains these protein-coding regions:
- a CDS encoding lamin tail domain-containing protein, whose protein sequence is MKKLIFLSLIIFPFFLNAQVNDDFTDGNITSSPVWEGDIASFQVSDPPTSGDGAINSDAGNDAFVLSSLPNTNDAIITTASNIAYGEWIFSVADGRNWSISNVNDYKIILISDDNTVANLTDGALNFNGYFFRFDGGEEDQFILYKQTGTDSEIIIDTDFPASLDGPVPLGRTIKITRSISGDWTVFIDEGFEIIPTTQYGTANDNTHTSCSYFGIATDIANPSAARLLYFDNLQITPLPTNDQTSQVNTGAGTEPTSISSLIDTQGEAIFVFDFNFSDPASGDLLPTVIDQLQITQGTLNEISDWTNAIAGATITGPDISTPLQGIINAQEIIFNSDDFISIADGGNETYELNIWLNTDLSNISDNENLDFKLDYINIVTDISGSGFGSGVIESGAESINITATSIIFNNTPNHVLINSDFTISVNAVDENNNTDSDFTGNVTLSLLSGTGTLSSTTGLSQNFVSGEYTWNDLQYDTEEIFTLSASSSIGTVNSTEITCVSSIVYLDDDFEDGNLTNWQSANIERWQASTDDPINETYSLKHIFDNLDSGIDQISHPLSSVDFSGETKAWRFQVRYENSAPSGNNNWSVFLMADNDDTEMLPDGNINGYLIGINFSETDDIVKLCEITNGAATPVINTGFDWNNTNSSQAKGFEILRTSAGDWEVKIDEDGGFDNLTSYGTTNNSIYTNANYFGIYYKYSSSLDRKLWIDDVYFGVEIPDIEPPQVDTVIVNTPNTLLVIFNEDVSQATAEIITNYFVNNSIGNPVSASLDGSDHKIVNLQFSDQFIENQENIITISNIEDENENILITVDKTFTWLNIDAVSASATSDTTIYVIFSKEIDVITAQTLTNYTVNNAIGNPENATVDGSNNKLVHLEFTNSFVLEQDYILSVSNVQDTYGNIMVNKDLNFTYYEVSPYDIIINEIMCDVNPAPEALPVHEYLELYNNSEYDINFTGWTLQIGDNTERELPSVILPSGEYAIICEDDAETEFQAFGITVPILYPSELTVSGKRLLLKSNNGDIVEDLTYSDEWYDDDDKDGGGWSIERIDPLNFCGEDENWTVTMDYTGGTPGRINSVYAVNPDLSSPEVTELEYISSKHIKVHFSEKVNTESAEIVGNYTLNSTVNPTTAIISSEDGSIVNLNFADNFNIGNNTIQIQNIEDNCNNVMDDFSGNFEYQLIYPGSVEVMSENQLRVHFSEKVEILSAQLPENYSVDGAIGNPDIAIISNSDSSIVNLQFSGSFILEQSYTLSISNVEDINENVMNSADIEFTYYIPKPFDIVINEIMCDINPAPTPLPEERYIELYNTSSFDLDLTNWTFLSEGQTERIFPYITLHYNDFLILCEEGKEDLFAQYGDVLPILTSSDITVSGRNLKLMTPDNTIIEELNYSDEWYDDDEHDNGGWSLERIDPLNFCGENDNWTVCTGDHGTPGQTNSVNASNQDNTAPELIDVHIVASNYLLLEFDENISYSSGSDTLNFTVNPGINYPNVAYVDPEERTKVHLLFQNYFSDEQDYILMVEGVKDNCDNEIQTTGFDFTYHLIYPVELWIKDEKRLKIKFSETVDLGTGTSILNYTCNRDVGNPEFAIRETADTTIIHLQFAEAFPDGEEITLSINNIEDINGNVMDNAEMTFTYYTPKAGDIVINEVLFNPFPYGVDFVEIYNRTQYDIDLINIQIAARDDENLDSIISISPLSETNLYIAPESYMAFTEKKDSVLRDYMSENQENLLEIESLPTFPDETGIVLIMYKTDTIIDEFSYHEDMHFKLLDGEGVSLERVNYDKETQEPSNWHSASEVVGFATPAYKNSQFVEAGDPSNDPVNVEPHVFSPDNDGYDDYANINYKFQDPGYVATVYIFDAKGRIVKQLANNLLLPTEGTLVWDGLYVDNRIANAGTYLVYFKVFDLNGTVKLYKKTVVLAKKI
- a CDS encoding NAD(P)/FAD-dependent oxidoreductase, whose translation is MKYDVIVIGAGASGMLAAINAAENGANVLLLEKMNSEGRKMLISGKGRCNITNTAYQSEYFKKIFPKGKFLKHAFSTFFTKDIINLLENKGLKTKEERGGRVFPESNSAADVVNTLRIILKEKNVTIKKDSKAEDIKTKDGKVIGIKISGKKEIILCDNVILCTGGKSYPATGSTGDGYALAKKLGHTINPVRPALVPVITEGDTAEKLQGLSLKNVNASVWINGKKRKDEFGEMMFAHFGLTGPIILTLSRTVVDALINKNEVEISIDLKPALDEKKLDARLQRELSNNGKKQIKNIMKNLLPSKMIPVILDMTEINADKECHQITSKERKRLKNILKDFRFKISGYRSFNEAIITAGGVETNEIDSKTMMSKLIKNLYFAGEIIDLDAETGGYNFQIAFSTGWLAGKSCVKLFE
- a CDS encoding virulence RhuM family protein; this encodes MEQAKYNEIAVYETEDGKIKINVLFENENLWLNQKLMAQLFECSVDNISLHLKNVFAEKELNKNSVVEEYSTTAKDGKKYKTKHYSLEAVISVGYRVNTSRGTQFRIWATDKLKRYILKGFAIDKDRFIHGSRFDARYFDELLEEIREIRASERMVYQKITDIYTTSIDYSVDTVETERFFATVQNKLHFAITGKTAAEKEVAHQLAFNKYEKYRVKQDKNYISDFDNVIKQLKGKK
- a CDS encoding NAD(P)/FAD-dependent oxidoreductase, which produces MQKKKTVIKNLYFAGEIIDLDAETGGYNFQTAFSTGWLAGKSCVKDK
- a CDS encoding restriction endonuclease; protein product: MNKPPLTIKILKEIYKIEIGSSAKGVDLPSANINTNIKVTSIKQPQSSSPFKDAKQKIFGLGYNLLVFVYEKIDDNKTKTTNLNFVSCAFINADRTADYTTTYRLREMLQDGANEEDITAYLTDRNIPADEITLMSVASEIINNPPKQGYLTISNALQWRLQYGRIVRLEEKINGINKIIDKITG
- a CDS encoding SAM-dependent methyltransferase; its protein translation is MMNNSFKQINPNVLDFIGNELSEIQHLNKINDKLQSLCGIINFFENKNEILNFKEKFLQSEDRKKIANKSEFGDYQTNSELTDNICKLLKSKKNNPNIVFEPTFGKGNFIISVLNNFENIEKLYGVEIYKPYVWKTKLKILDYFLKNPHRNKPEIKLFHANFFDFDIKKNIKFTETDKFLIIGNPPWVTNSELSGIGSKNLPRKVNFKKHKGLDALTGKGNFDIAEYISNSLLTLFSRSSGNFAFLVKNIVIKNILYEQAKVKHKIGEIEKYKINAKKEFKVSVNASLFFCNLNTKPAFTCSEYDFYTKEKLKTFGRTNNKFVSNIETYQKHKNFDGKCQYEWRQGMKHDASKIMELEQKNGYYVNKFNDKIELEPDLVYGILKSSDLKGKTLNKTRKFTIVTQKKIGQPTSYIKDEYPKTYNYLQNNIEHFNKRKSSIYKGKPLFSIFGIGDYSFKPYKIAISGLYKQLNFTLIKPNENKPIMLDDTCYFIGFDDLEEAEIIWSLLQSENTKTFLKSLIFSDAKRSVTKDLLMRIDFVQIMKSFNQAKDNKLNYIQLRQRITPAEQTKLILFG